A single window of Lutzomyia longipalpis isolate SR_M1_2022 chromosome 1, ASM2433408v1 DNA harbors:
- the LOC129797327 gene encoding serine/threonine-protein kinase PAK mbt, whose translation MFSKKKKKPQISLPSNFEHRVHTGFDKREGKYVGLPLQWASIVGNNQILKSTNRPLPLVDPSEITPTEILDLKTIVRPHGNNNIVARAPPPVADGNNGAIVLPKTSHVARSNSLRSSSPPRMRRDIRGAANVPPSVPEEISAPYTAARHPMKPPMQPPGDWRPPHGGPQFDNQPMYQNNVAPPLNGNATGTHIDPHAGYYRPQQVSPAANAGAPPRPAYHGATPTQQMHGFAAGHRAPPDQNQNVHPHHHHHPPAPATKPYTRTSNSSAGNASTATHSTTTTGHGATAAPSGPSPSGSKQEQRLTHEQFRAALQMVVSAGDPRENLENFMKIGEGSTGTVCIATDKSTGRQVAVKKMDLRKQQRRELLFNEVVIMRDYHHPNIVETYSSFLVDDELWVVMEYLEGGALTDIVTHSRMDEEQIATVCKQCLKALAYLHSQGVIHRDIKSDSILLASDGRVKLSDFGFCAQVSQELPKRKSLVGTPYWMSPEVISRLPYGPEVDIWSLGIMVIEMVDGEPPFFNEPPLQAMRRIRDMLPPKLKNAQKVSPRLQSFLDRMLVRDPAQRATAAELLQHPFLRQAGSPSLLVSLMRRS comes from the exons ATGTGGGGTTACCGCTTCAGTGGGCCTCCATTGTGGGCAACAACCAGATCCTCAAGTCCACGAATCGTCCGCTACCCCTTGTGGATCCCTCAGAAATTACTCCGACTGAAATTCTCGACCTGAAGACCATCGTTCGTCCGCACGGGAATAATAATATCGTCGCCCGGGCACCACCTCCGGTCGCCGATGGCAATAACGGGGCTATAGTGCTGCCCAAGACATCCCATGTTGCACGATCCAACTCCTTGCGCAGCTCTAGTCCACCCCGAATGCGACGTGACATCCGTGGGGCCGCCAATGTGCCACCATCCGTGCCAGAGGAGATTTCGGCACCCTACACAGCAGCACGGCATCCCATGAAGCCTCCCATGCAGCCCCCCGGCGACTGGCGACCACCCCACGGTGGCCCACAATTCGACAATCAGCCCATGTATCAGAACAACGTGGCTCCGCCGCTCAATGGCAATGCCACGGGGACTCACATTGACCCCCATGCGGGTTACTATCGTCCCCAGCAGGTGTCGCCGGCCGCCAATGCTGGAGCCCCTCCACGACCGGCCTATCATGGTGCCACTCCAACACAGCAAATGCATGGCTTTGCAGCCGGACATCGGGCACCGCCTGATCAGAACCAAAACGTCCATCCgcaccatcatcatcacccGCCTGCTCCAGCCACAAAGCCCTACACGCGTACGTCCAACTCAAGTGCCGGGAATGCCTCCACGGCTACCCACAGCACTACAACTACCGGCCATGGGGCAACAGCAGCACCCAGTGGACCCAGTCCAAGTGGCAGCAAGCAAGAGCAACGACTCACGCACGAGCAG TTCCGCGCTGCACTTCAAATGGTCGTCTCAGCTGGAGATCCACGGGAGAATTTggagaattttatgaagattGGCGAAGGATCAACGGGGACTGTTTGCATTGCAACGGACAAGTCAACAg gacgTCAAGTCGCTGTGAAGAAGATGGATTTGAGGAAACAGCAGCGGAGGGAGCTGCTGTTCAATGAGGTGGTCATCATGAGGGACTACCATCATCCCAATATTGTGGAAACCTACAGCAGCTTCCTCGTGGACGATGAGCTCTGGGTCGTGATGGAGTACCTCGAGGGGGGAGCTCTCACGGACATTGTTACACATTCCCGAATGGATGAGGAGCAAATTGCCACAGTGTGCAAGCAGTGCCTCAAAGCATTGGCCTATCTTCATTCACAG gGTGTCATTCATCGAGACATTAAATCCGATTCAATTCTCTTGGCATCCGATGGCCGTGTGAAGCTCAGTGATTTCGGATTTTGTGCTCAGGTGTCGCAGGAGTTgcctaaaagaaaatcactcgTGGGGACGCCGTACTGGATGTCCCCGGAAGTGATTTCTCGCCTACCTTATGGGCCAGAAGTGGATATTTGGTCGCTGGGGATAATGGTGATTGAAATGGTGGATGGTGAGCCGCCCTTCTTCAATGAGCCACCCCTTCAGGCGATGCGTCGAATTCGGGATATGCTACCGCCGAAGCTGAAGAATGCCCAAAAGGTGTCGCCGCGTCTTCAGAGCTTCCTGGATCGTATGTTGGTGCGAGATCCGGCACAACGAGCAACGGCAGCTGAACTGCTGCAGCATCCATTCCTCCGTCAGGCAGGTTCCCCGTCACTTCTTGTTTCGCTCATGAGACGCTCATAG
- the LOC129797328 gene encoding uncharacterized protein LOC129797328 isoform X1, translating to MSRATFLHFYHLALIHVLIVLVGTTESPFQEIPTPPPAMSSTESPQISYNFSLTSANAPIEVVQESPTPVPLSAPLVYNNDPVAVTESAAVGATTTASHGRRVVSKGESGNKGRKTVEDKFQRVLKTNSSQTNSSVSRNHKTDAPMLNYIFDSHIVNKHHHHDFRFGPRFEDTIASQANVTVREGGTAYFNCKITYLADKMVSWVRRNPETDELQLLTVGHHTYSADSRYSVDFEYPNNWRLRIVTADRRDEGIYECQISTHPPRVIQIYFYVSEPEVVIVDEQGLPLYEKYYEVDSTLDLICIVRHVKMTTSMVHWVHGEALLNYDTNRGGISVRTDLMDEGANSTLSVAKLNKSDSGNYTCSIGPTQFFTTSVHVLNAESLAELYHGSGVPLQIASRVMWPLLIVYLATKVRYILL from the exons ATGTCTAGGGCCACTTTTTTACACTTCTATCACTTAGCACTCATTCACGTGCTCATCGTTCTTGTGGGCACCACCGAATCACCGTTCCAGGAAATACCAACACCTCCGCCGGCGATGAGTTCCACGGAATCACCGCAGATCTCATACAATTTCTCTCTGACTTCAG CCAATGCACCAATTGAGGTGGTCCAAGAATCTCCTACTCCAGTGCCACTGAGTGCTCCACTTGTGTATAATAATGACCCAGTGGCGGTGACAGAGTCTGCTGCTGTGGGAGCTACCACCACTGCATCCCATGGCCGAAGGGTGGTTTCGAAAGGGGAAAGTGGCAATAAAGGTCGGAAGACGGTAGAGGACAAATTTCAGAGAGTGCTGAAGACGAATTCATCGCAAACAAACAGTAGTGTGAGCAGGAACCACAAAACTGATGCTCCCATGCTCAACTACATCTTCGATTCTCATATTGTCAATAAACATCATCATCATGATtttag gTTTGGTCCACGGTTTGAGGACACTATCGCAAGCCAAGCAAATGTAACAGTCCGGGAAGGTGGAACAGcgtattttaattgcaaaatcacGTACCTTGCAGACAAAATG GTATCGTGGGTTCGTCGAAATCCCGAGACTGATGAACTGCAGTTACTCACCGTGGGCCATCATACCTACAGTGCCGACTCACGCTACAGCGTTGACTTCGAATATCCCAACAATTGGAGGCTACGGATCGTGACCGCCGACCGAAGGGATGAAGGAATCTACGAGTGCCAAATTTCGACTCACCCACCGCGAGTCATTCAAATTTACTTCTACGTCAGTG AACCGGAAGTCGTTATTGTGGACGAACAAGGTTTACCTCTCTATGAGAAATACTACGAGGTGGACTCAACACTCGATCTCATTTGCATTGTGCGGCACGTCAAGATGACGACGTCGATGGTGCATTGGGTTCACGGGGAAGCATTGCTGAATTATGACACCAATCGTGGTGGAATCAG CGTACGGACAGATTTAATGGATGAAGGAGCCAATTCAACACTATCAGTGGCAAAACTCAATAAATCCGATTCTGGCAACTACACTTGCTCAATTGGACCAACACAATTCTTCACGACATCTGTTCATGTCCTCAATG CAGAAAGCTTGGCCGAACTCTATCACGGTTCAGGAGTTCCACTACAAATTGCATCGAGAGTCATGTGGCCACTTCTCATTGTCTATCTAGCAACTAAGGTGCGGTATATTTTGTTGTGA
- the LOC129797328 gene encoding uncharacterized protein LOC129797328 isoform X2 has product MSRATFLHFYHLALIHVLIVLVGTTESPFQEIPTPPPAMSSTESPQISYNFSLTSANAPIEVVQESPTPVPLSAPLVYNNDPVAVTESAAVGATTTASHGRRVVSKGESGNKGRKTVEDKFQRVLKTNSSQTNSSVSRNHKTDAPMLNYIFDSHIVNKHHHHDFRFGPRFEDTIASQANVTVREGGTAYFNCKITYLADKMVSWVRRNPETDELQLLTVGHHTYSADSRYSVDFEYPNNWRLRIVTADRRDEGIYECQISTHPPRVIQIYFYVSEPEVVIVDEQGLPLYEKYYEVDSTLDLICIVRHVKMTTSMVHWVHGEALLNYDTNRGGISVRTDLMDEGANSTLSVAKLNKSDSGNYTCSIGPTQFFTTSVHVLNESLAELYHGSGVPLQIASRVMWPLLIVYLATKVRYILL; this is encoded by the exons ATGTCTAGGGCCACTTTTTTACACTTCTATCACTTAGCACTCATTCACGTGCTCATCGTTCTTGTGGGCACCACCGAATCACCGTTCCAGGAAATACCAACACCTCCGCCGGCGATGAGTTCCACGGAATCACCGCAGATCTCATACAATTTCTCTCTGACTTCAG CCAATGCACCAATTGAGGTGGTCCAAGAATCTCCTACTCCAGTGCCACTGAGTGCTCCACTTGTGTATAATAATGACCCAGTGGCGGTGACAGAGTCTGCTGCTGTGGGAGCTACCACCACTGCATCCCATGGCCGAAGGGTGGTTTCGAAAGGGGAAAGTGGCAATAAAGGTCGGAAGACGGTAGAGGACAAATTTCAGAGAGTGCTGAAGACGAATTCATCGCAAACAAACAGTAGTGTGAGCAGGAACCACAAAACTGATGCTCCCATGCTCAACTACATCTTCGATTCTCATATTGTCAATAAACATCATCATCATGATtttag gTTTGGTCCACGGTTTGAGGACACTATCGCAAGCCAAGCAAATGTAACAGTCCGGGAAGGTGGAACAGcgtattttaattgcaaaatcacGTACCTTGCAGACAAAATG GTATCGTGGGTTCGTCGAAATCCCGAGACTGATGAACTGCAGTTACTCACCGTGGGCCATCATACCTACAGTGCCGACTCACGCTACAGCGTTGACTTCGAATATCCCAACAATTGGAGGCTACGGATCGTGACCGCCGACCGAAGGGATGAAGGAATCTACGAGTGCCAAATTTCGACTCACCCACCGCGAGTCATTCAAATTTACTTCTACGTCAGTG AACCGGAAGTCGTTATTGTGGACGAACAAGGTTTACCTCTCTATGAGAAATACTACGAGGTGGACTCAACACTCGATCTCATTTGCATTGTGCGGCACGTCAAGATGACGACGTCGATGGTGCATTGGGTTCACGGGGAAGCATTGCTGAATTATGACACCAATCGTGGTGGAATCAG CGTACGGACAGATTTAATGGATGAAGGAGCCAATTCAACACTATCAGTGGCAAAACTCAATAAATCCGATTCTGGCAACTACACTTGCTCAATTGGACCAACACAATTCTTCACGACATCTGTTCATGTCCTCAATG AAAGCTTGGCCGAACTCTATCACGGTTCAGGAGTTCCACTACAAATTGCATCGAGAGTCATGTGGCCACTTCTCATTGTCTATCTAGCAACTAAGGTGCGGTATATTTTGTTGTGA
- the LOC129797329 gene encoding actin-related protein 10 encodes MPLFDSVMQEKPAVVFEIGSAYTKLGFAAEAHPRFILPTQVLDPSTGTSKNLFSFHGMELYDKVVTFLNELFFKYVLVSPKDRRIVIVESVLCPTEFRECLARAFFRHFEVSLVFFVPTHLVILTTLAVSTALVIDLGFREAVVLPVYSGVQVLHAWQAQPLASEAVHAEIRRQLIDSGVAGALLTDDLIENIKVRTCFVTKHSRAIQYREGKAPAPCPDVDYPAGGEQIIRVPGVVRETAFEVLFPEDNDHLGLPYLVLDAILKCPLDMRRELAENIVLIGGTSMTQGLTARLQEELTHLLNSDLYKGKLFIKSFKFHSAPAKANFTAWLGGSIYGGTDLLLTRSLTKDAYCKNPRVPDWTHLDDKRTHGSN; translated from the exons atgccTCTTTTTGATTCTGTGATGCAGGAAAAGCCCGCTGTGGTGTTTGAAATTGGCTCCGCGTACACAAA GTTGGGATTCGCTGCGGAAGCTCATCCGAGATTCATCCTGCCCACACAGGTTCTCGATCCGTCGACGGGGACATCGAAGAATCTCTTCTCCTTCCACGGTATGGAGTTGTACGATAAAGTCGTGACATTCCTCAATGAGTTGTTCTTCAAGTACGTCCTCGTGAGTCCCAAGGATCGACGGATTGTGATTGTGGAGAGTGTGCTGTGTCCCACGGAGTTCCGTGAGTGCCTCGCCAGAGCCTTCTTTAGGCACTTTGAAGTGTCGCTCGTCTTCTTCGTGCCCACGCATTTGGTGATCCTCACAACATTGGCCGTCAGCACGGCTCTTGTCATTGATTTGGGTTTCCGGGAAGCTGTTGTTCTTCCTGTGTATAGTGGGGTACAGGTTTTACATGCCTGGCAAGCACAACCTCTGGCATCTGAGGCGGTACATGCGGAAATTAGACGACAGTTGATTGATTCGGGCGTGGCAGGTGCCCTCCTCACTGATGACCTCATTGAGAACATCAAAGTACGGACGTGTTTTGTCACCAAACACTCTCGGGCTATTCAGTACCGCGAAGGGAAGGCACCAGCCCCATGTCCAGATGTTGATTACCCAGCTGGTGGGGAACAGATAATCCGTGTTCCGGGTGTGGTGCGTGAGACGGCATTTGAGGTACTCTTCCCTGAAGATAATGACCATCTGGGACTACCCTACCTGGTGCTAGATGCCATCCTCAAATGCCCCCTCGATATGAGACGCGAACTGGCGGAAAATATCGTCTTAATAGGCGGAACTTCAATGACTCAGGGACTCACGGCAAGGCTCCAGGAGGAACTGACACACCTTCTCAACTCTGACCTCTACAAGGGGAAGCTCTTTATCAAATCCTTCAAATTCCACTCTGCTCCTGCCAAAGCAAACTTCACCGCATGGCTGGGAGGTTCCATTTACGGTGGCACTGATCTCCTCCTGACGCGATCCCTCACAAAGGATGCCTACTGCAAGAATCCTCGTGTACCCGATTGGACGCACCTGGATGACAAACGCACCCACGGaagcaattaa